One genomic segment of Aquipluma nitroreducens includes these proteins:
- a CDS encoding family 43 glycosylhydrolase — protein sequence MKRTFLFLCLMVLLVGKATFGAVTPISNQPDSVYLFSYSTEKSAGHSGLYFAWSADQKNWTSIGPEMRFLFSDYGRWGVEKRMITPFLFQSSNGMWHCVWSLNEHTGTFAHAESKDLIYWYPQTYPVVMTGNNCLRPEVSFKNKQYQISWISNKSGREKAFYVTTTDFKNYTSATEMPLNNRLNSRKEVNISGTKETGAIHKVAWELVENLLNKQKLNVYRDQLGSENAKTDSVRFASLKSVDATITIDNSKSKKISDLLIGVFFEDINYAADGGLYAELLQNRDFEFALSDKEGKDKNWNSTKAWHLIGDGATFTIDSVSPIHPNNSHFAVLKIEKAGAGLVNEGWDGIAVKAGDKYNFSVFARNPDMKSKKLHIRLTGKNGEIYGQTIVQTKASGWNKLEAVLTATISVSDAHLEIIPQTSGTIDLDMISLFPQKTFKNHKNGLRADLAQTIADIHPRFIRFPGGCVAHGDGLGNIYRWKNTVGPLESRKPQKNLWGYHQSAGLGYYEYFQFCDDIGAEPLPVIAAGVPCQNSATGGAGQQGGIPMCDMDNYVQDVLDLIEWANGDVKTKWGKLRAEAGHPKPFNLKYVGIGNEDLINDIFEERFTMIYKAVKEKHPEITVIGTVGPSFEGTDYVEGWKIATKLQVPMVDEHYYQSPGWFINNQDYYDKYDRSKSKVYLGEYASWGSTIYNALAEALYLTSLERNGDVVSMTSYAPLLAKEGHTQWNPDLIYFNNSEVEPTVNYSVQQLYGQNSGDTYLASDVKLSDKNESIGKRVAVSVVRDSKSNDLIVKLVNMLPVAVKANVILNEVDEIRSTATRTVLTGLPADKNARPVTDQISVSGEFPYSMPAYSFTVIRINHEKRPAEPKSDLLKKQNVYFQTEAKKIYLPVKRGANLSRFNPEFKAAEGVSISPSGVQNFAKGPVNYTFKSGEGKEIYQVTASEDHNPVLEGFYADPEILYSEKTGKYYLYPTSDGFNNWSGNYFKVFSSDNLVDWKDEGIIIDLKKDVSWANRNAWAPCIVEKKINGEYKYFYYFTAAQKIGVAVADNPTGPFVDSGKALIDFKPKGITGGQEIDPDVFTNPKTGKSYLYWGNGYMAAAELNDDMISINLKTMKLMNVDDTFREGSYVIYRNGTYYFMWSEDDTRSPNYKVRYATSDSPLGKLTIPEKNVVITQNPDQEIYATGHNSVLQIPGKDEWYLVYHRFTRPKGIKMGSPAGFNREVCIDKMEFNADGSIKQVIPTLKGIEPLSNSK from the coding sequence ATGAAACGAACTTTTCTATTCCTGTGCCTGATGGTACTTTTAGTTGGGAAGGCAACTTTTGGCGCTGTTACTCCAATAAGCAATCAGCCTGACTCCGTTTACCTGTTTTCCTATTCCACAGAAAAAAGTGCGGGTCACAGCGGACTATATTTTGCCTGGAGCGCCGATCAGAAAAACTGGACTTCCATTGGCCCGGAAATGCGTTTCCTGTTTAGCGACTATGGCCGCTGGGGAGTTGAAAAACGAATGATTACTCCCTTTTTATTTCAGTCGTCCAACGGAATGTGGCATTGTGTATGGAGTTTGAACGAACATACCGGAACGTTTGCCCATGCTGAATCGAAAGACCTGATATACTGGTATCCTCAAACCTATCCGGTTGTGATGACCGGGAATAATTGCCTTCGGCCTGAAGTTTCATTCAAAAACAAGCAATACCAGATTTCCTGGATCAGCAACAAGAGCGGAAGGGAAAAGGCTTTTTATGTTACTACAACCGACTTTAAGAACTACACTTCGGCAACAGAAATGCCCCTAAATAACCGCCTGAATTCCCGAAAAGAAGTAAATATTTCAGGAACAAAAGAAACTGGAGCAATACATAAAGTTGCCTGGGAACTCGTTGAAAATTTACTGAATAAACAGAAATTGAATGTTTATCGCGATCAATTAGGATCGGAAAATGCAAAGACCGATTCGGTTCGGTTTGCTTCATTAAAAAGCGTAGATGCAACGATCACCATCGACAATTCGAAAAGCAAAAAAATCAGTGATCTGCTGATTGGTGTTTTTTTCGAAGACATCAATTATGCCGCCGATGGTGGATTGTATGCCGAATTGCTTCAGAACCGCGATTTTGAATTCGCGCTGAGTGATAAGGAAGGGAAAGATAAAAATTGGAATAGTACCAAAGCCTGGCATTTAATTGGCGATGGCGCTACATTCACAATTGATTCGGTTTCGCCGATTCATCCAAACAACTCGCATTTCGCCGTGTTGAAGATTGAAAAAGCTGGAGCTGGATTGGTTAACGAAGGTTGGGATGGGATCGCTGTAAAAGCCGGCGACAAATACAACTTCTCCGTTTTTGCACGCAATCCGGATATGAAAAGTAAAAAACTGCATATTCGGCTGACTGGCAAAAATGGTGAAATTTATGGCCAAACAATCGTCCAGACCAAAGCTTCAGGATGGAATAAACTGGAAGCCGTTTTGACTGCAACAATATCCGTTTCGGATGCTCATCTGGAGATTATTCCACAAACTTCAGGAACAATTGACCTAGATATGATTTCCCTGTTTCCGCAAAAAACCTTTAAGAATCATAAAAACGGGTTGCGTGCTGACTTGGCTCAGACGATTGCCGACATTCATCCAAGGTTCATTCGTTTCCCCGGAGGTTGTGTGGCTCACGGCGATGGGCTCGGCAATATTTATCGCTGGAAAAACACAGTTGGTCCGCTTGAATCGCGCAAACCGCAGAAAAATCTTTGGGGATACCATCAATCGGCAGGTTTGGGCTATTACGAGTATTTCCAGTTTTGCGACGACATTGGCGCTGAACCACTTCCGGTGATTGCCGCGGGTGTTCCTTGCCAGAACTCGGCTACCGGAGGCGCCGGACAGCAAGGCGGAATCCCAATGTGCGACATGGACAATTACGTTCAGGATGTATTGGATTTGATTGAATGGGCAAACGGCGATGTGAAAACCAAATGGGGGAAACTTCGCGCCGAAGCCGGACACCCCAAACCATTCAACCTGAAATATGTCGGGATTGGTAACGAAGATCTGATCAACGATATTTTCGAGGAACGGTTTACGATGATTTACAAGGCGGTGAAAGAAAAGCATCCGGAGATTACGGTTATCGGGACTGTTGGACCATCATTCGAAGGAACCGATTACGTGGAAGGTTGGAAAATCGCCACCAAGCTACAGGTTCCGATGGTTGACGAACATTATTATCAATCGCCGGGCTGGTTTATCAACAATCAGGACTACTACGACAAGTATGACCGATCGAAATCGAAGGTTTATCTTGGTGAATATGCTTCGTGGGGAAGTACAATTTATAACGCACTTGCTGAGGCACTTTATCTGACCTCGCTGGAACGTAACGGCGATGTGGTGAGCATGACTTCGTACGCGCCACTGCTTGCCAAAGAAGGTCATACACAGTGGAATCCCGACCTGATTTATTTTAATAACTCGGAAGTTGAACCAACCGTGAACTACTCGGTACAGCAACTTTATGGACAAAATTCAGGAGACACCTACCTGGCAAGCGACGTGAAACTTTCAGATAAAAACGAATCCATTGGGAAACGGGTTGCCGTTTCGGTGGTACGCGATAGCAAAAGCAACGATCTGATCGTGAAACTGGTAAACATGCTTCCTGTTGCGGTAAAAGCAAATGTCATTCTGAACGAAGTGGATGAGATTCGTTCGACAGCGACCCGCACCGTGCTTACCGGATTGCCTGCCGACAAAAATGCAAGGCCGGTAACCGATCAAATTTCGGTAAGCGGCGAATTTCCATACAGCATGCCGGCCTATTCATTTACAGTAATCCGGATTAATCATGAAAAACGTCCTGCTGAGCCTAAATCTGATCTGTTGAAAAAGCAGAATGTATATTTTCAAACTGAAGCAAAGAAGATTTATTTACCTGTTAAACGAGGTGCTAATTTGAGCCGGTTTAATCCTGAATTCAAAGCTGCGGAAGGTGTTTCGATAAGTCCTTCCGGAGTGCAGAATTTTGCGAAAGGTCCGGTAAATTATACGTTCAAATCAGGGGAAGGAAAAGAAATATACCAGGTTACAGCTTCGGAAGATCATAATCCGGTTTTGGAAGGTTTTTATGCCGATCCTGAAATTCTGTATTCAGAAAAAACCGGCAAATACTACCTGTATCCAACCAGCGACGGGTTCAACAACTGGTCGGGCAACTATTTTAAGGTTTTTTCTTCGGACAATCTGGTTGACTGGAAAGACGAAGGAATCATTATTGACCTGAAAAAAGATGTGAGCTGGGCCAACCGAAATGCGTGGGCGCCTTGTATTGTTGAAAAGAAAATCAACGGTGAATATAAATATTTCTACTATTTCACTGCGGCTCAGAAAATTGGAGTGGCAGTGGCCGATAACCCAACCGGACCTTTCGTTGACAGCGGCAAAGCACTGATCGATTTCAAACCAAAAGGAATTACTGGAGGTCAGGAAATTGATCCTGATGTGTTTACTAACCCGAAAACCGGGAAAAGCTATTTGTACTGGGGAAATGGATACATGGCTGCTGCTGAGCTGAATGACGACATGATCTCGATCAATTTGAAAACCATGAAACTGATGAATGTTGATGATACTTTTCGCGAGGGAAGCTATGTGATTTACCGGAACGGAACCTATTATTTCATGTGGTCGGAAGACGATACGCGCAGTCCAAACTACAAAGTTCGTTATGCAACATCTGATTCGCCGCTTGGGAAACTGACTATTCCGGAGAAAAATGTGGTGATTACGCAAAATCCGGATCAGGAAATTTATGCTACCGGCCACAATTCAGTGCTTCAGATTCCAGGGAAAGACGAATGGTACCTGGTTTATCACCGGTTTACCCGCCCCAAAGGAATTAAAATGGGAAGCCCTGCCGGATTCAATCGCGAAGTTTGCATCGACAAAATGGAATTCAATGCTGACGGATCAATCAAACAAGTTATTCCAACCCTTAAAGGAATTGAACCACTTTCAAATTCAAAATAA
- a CDS encoding glycoside hydrolase family 127 protein, which yields MKLQNLFIIAIFISLAACKSQPEKVDYKITGVPFNEVKINDNFWLPKIETNRTVTIPASFAKCEETGRVENFVKAAKKEGAFGTTFPFDDTDIYKIIEGASYSMSVHPDPKLDHYVDSLITIVAAAQEPDGYLYTARTIDPQHPHKWSGSERWVQESVLSHELYNSGHLFEAASAHYQATGKRNFLNIALKNADLLDQVFGPGKRNDAPGHEIVEMGLVKLYRITGEKKYLNLAKFFIDSRGKENDPKKAYSQDHKPLIQQDEAVGHAVRAGYLYSGVADVAALTGDSAYLAAIDKIWDNAVSKKLYITGGIGARHEGEAFGDNYELPNLTAYNETCAAIANVYWNYRMFLLHGDAKYIDVLERSLYNGVISGVGLDGKTFFYPNPLECDMHYHFNSGEALDRQPWFDCSCCPTNMCRFIASVPGYIYAQSNNALYVNLFAQSSSTVQLNKKLPVAISQETKYPWDGQVKISVSPEKASQFTLCLRIPGWAENQVVPSDLYSFVSPETGLVSVTVNGEPVQYKTEKGYAVIDREWKQGDVVSYNIPMSIRRVEANAQVADDAGKVAIERGPIVYCLEGADNGADLMTLSLPDSSKLTESYNSGELSGVVTISGDAEIAKGKKTEVRKFTAIPYFVWNNRGADEMKVWIPRK from the coding sequence ATGAAATTACAAAACCTATTCATTATTGCTATTTTCATTTCGCTGGCAGCCTGTAAAAGCCAGCCCGAAAAAGTGGATTACAAAATCACCGGAGTTCCGTTTAACGAGGTAAAAATAAACGACAACTTCTGGTTACCAAAGATTGAAACCAACCGCACAGTGACTATTCCTGCATCGTTTGCCAAATGTGAGGAAACTGGCCGTGTGGAGAACTTTGTAAAAGCGGCTAAAAAAGAAGGAGCGTTTGGAACCACCTTCCCGTTTGACGACACCGATATCTACAAAATTATTGAGGGTGCATCGTACTCTATGAGTGTTCATCCCGACCCGAAACTCGATCATTACGTGGATAGTCTGATCACGATTGTCGCCGCGGCTCAGGAACCCGACGGTTATTTATATACAGCGCGAACCATCGATCCACAGCATCCACACAAATGGTCGGGCAGCGAACGCTGGGTTCAGGAATCGGTGCTTAGTCACGAATTGTACAACTCCGGACATTTGTTCGAAGCGGCTTCAGCACATTATCAGGCAACCGGCAAACGTAATTTTCTCAACATTGCCTTGAAAAATGCCGATTTGCTCGATCAGGTTTTTGGTCCCGGGAAACGCAACGACGCTCCAGGCCACGAAATCGTGGAGATGGGTCTGGTTAAACTCTATCGCATTACCGGAGAAAAAAAATACCTGAATCTGGCTAAATTTTTCATCGACAGCCGTGGAAAAGAAAATGATCCGAAAAAAGCTTATTCACAGGATCACAAACCGCTTATTCAGCAGGATGAAGCCGTTGGACATGCTGTTCGTGCCGGATATTTGTATTCCGGAGTGGCTGATGTAGCCGCACTAACCGGCGATTCGGCATATTTGGCCGCCATCGATAAAATCTGGGATAATGCCGTTTCCAAAAAGCTGTATATCACCGGGGGAATTGGAGCCCGTCATGAGGGAGAAGCGTTTGGCGACAATTACGAATTACCCAACCTGACAGCTTACAACGAAACATGTGCTGCAATTGCCAATGTTTACTGGAATTACCGTATGTTTTTGCTCCACGGCGATGCCAAATACATCGATGTACTCGAACGCAGTTTGTACAATGGGGTAATTTCAGGAGTAGGTTTGGATGGCAAAACGTTCTTCTATCCAAATCCATTGGAATGCGATATGCATTATCATTTCAATAGCGGCGAAGCGCTTGATCGTCAGCCCTGGTTCGATTGCTCGTGTTGCCCAACCAACATGTGCCGGTTTATCGCTTCTGTTCCCGGATACATTTATGCTCAGAGCAATAACGCATTGTATGTAAACCTGTTTGCCCAAAGTTCATCAACCGTCCAACTGAATAAGAAATTACCTGTCGCCATTTCTCAGGAAACGAAATATCCATGGGATGGACAGGTTAAAATCTCTGTTTCTCCTGAAAAGGCAAGCCAGTTTACACTGTGCCTGCGTATTCCGGGCTGGGCCGAAAATCAGGTTGTTCCAAGCGATTTGTATTCGTTTGTTTCACCTGAAACAGGCTTGGTTTCGGTAACGGTAAACGGAGAACCTGTTCAGTATAAAACTGAAAAAGGATATGCTGTGATTGACCGTGAATGGAAACAGGGGGATGTGGTTAGCTACAACATTCCAATGAGCATTCGCCGTGTGGAAGCCAATGCGCAGGTAGCTGATGATGCTGGCAAAGTGGCTATTGAACGTGGTCCTATCGTATATTGTCTGGAAGGTGCTGATAATGGAGCAGATTTAATGACACTTTCCCTGCCAGATTCGTCAAAACTTACTGAATCATACAATTCCGGAGAATTAAGTGGTGTAGTAACCATTTCAGGAGATGCAGAAATTGCAAAAGGTAAAAAAACGGAGGTTCGAAAATTTACTGCAATCCCTTATTTCGTATGGAACAACCGGGGTGCCGATGAAATGAAAGTCTGGATTCCGAGAAAATAA
- a CDS encoding endonuclease/exonuclease/phosphatase family protein has protein sequence MKPIIYILSFLLIFPILASAKKYESAKQKNTISFNVMTYNIRMNTSEDGINAWPLRKDKVTGLLKFHQPDIFGVQEALLEQMKDLENGLSDFDHVGVGRDDGKTQGETMAIFFRKSRFEKLADGTFWLSENPEKPGIGWDAACNRTCTWVRLKDKLSKQTFYFFNTHLDHRGKIARVNGSKLLLQKISEINNENLPLILTGDFNSTKKDEPIKIINEVLGDSREKTETAPYGPDGTSGGFDVKLMPRIIDYIFVNNNVRVLRYGILSDSFGLYYPSDHLPVFTEMQIK, from the coding sequence ATGAAACCAATAATTTATATTTTATCGTTCCTGTTGATTTTTCCAATATTAGCAAGCGCTAAAAAATACGAATCAGCTAAGCAAAAAAACACAATTTCTTTCAATGTAATGACATACAATATCAGGATGAATACGTCTGAAGATGGCATTAATGCCTGGCCTTTAAGAAAAGATAAGGTAACAGGATTATTAAAATTCCATCAGCCTGATATATTTGGAGTTCAGGAAGCTTTACTTGAGCAAATGAAGGACCTTGAAAATGGATTGTCTGATTTTGACCATGTTGGAGTTGGCCGCGACGATGGAAAAACGCAAGGCGAAACTATGGCCATTTTCTTTCGCAAATCAAGATTTGAGAAATTGGCAGATGGCACCTTCTGGTTGAGTGAGAATCCCGAAAAACCAGGAATTGGTTGGGATGCTGCCTGTAACCGCACATGTACCTGGGTAAGGTTAAAAGATAAATTAAGCAAGCAGACATTTTATTTTTTCAACACCCACCTCGACCATCGTGGTAAAATTGCCCGTGTAAATGGATCAAAATTGTTATTACAGAAAATAAGTGAAATAAATAACGAGAACCTTCCTCTAATTTTAACAGGCGACTTTAATTCTACTAAAAAGGATGAACCAATAAAGATTATTAATGAAGTACTAGGTGACTCTAGAGAAAAAACTGAAACAGCGCCTTATGGCCCTGATGGAACAAGTGGCGGTTTTGATGTTAAACTTATGCCTCGAATAATAGATTATATTTTTGTAAACAATAACGTCAGAGTATTACGATATGGCATTCTGTCTGATTCGTTCGGATTGTATTACCCATCGGATCATCTGCCTGTTTTTACAGAAATGCAGATAAAATAA
- a CDS encoding glucosidase family protein — protein sequence MKTIFSILLILSLLTTFAQQKKLIWNIAPDKSIVWQVQKGQMHTDQIEMSGQQISSIVTYGVTEKGLLIITKKLVFPMLRTIPNNTHASLTREFNEAQQPAIIVNGDSVKEFPFEFQHKGVLTIRSKTNTPIEIIRKIFSSVNKAAYIELFELNNTSDKPCHIELGFVPVEIKTDAQNGVYGEYTIQASITKNGKFMMEPSGKLSFAVVYTGRKPGEERYQYSSGYELLKREKFVREVFGNLVLETPNDTINEEFAFAKIRATESIYDTKGGLMHGPGGGAYYAAIWANDQAEYVNPFFPYLGNLEGNESAINSYRHFARFMNPEYKPIPSSIVAEGVDFWNGAGDRGDQAMIAYGASRFSLTYGNEEVARELWPLVRWCLEYLERKKDANGIIGSDSDELEGRFPAGKFNLSTNSLAYGALLSSANLAIELGKPDTAKIYLERAFKLKQAIENYFGANVQGFDTYRYFDGNDKLRAWICIPLTMGIFDRKDETIKALFSPLLWTENGILTESGSKTFWDRSTLYAFRGMFVGGATDKAMPYFNYYSSHRLLGDHVPYPVEAWPEGNQRHLSAESGLYCRTITEGLFGFTPTGFNKFKITPWLPKGWDYMNLRNIHAFGKCFDLEVKRKGNSELIMVKVDGNEILQKIWDKKGELEIIL from the coding sequence ATGAAGACAATTTTCTCTATTCTCCTGATACTTTCGCTCTTAACAACTTTTGCTCAACAAAAAAAGCTTATCTGGAATATTGCTCCCGACAAAAGTATTGTCTGGCAGGTACAAAAAGGTCAGATGCATACTGACCAAATTGAGATGAGTGGTCAGCAAATCTCGTCGATTGTAACCTATGGCGTAACCGAAAAAGGTCTGTTAATAATCACGAAGAAGCTGGTATTCCCAATGTTGCGCACCATCCCGAATAATACACATGCCAGCCTGACCCGTGAATTCAACGAAGCTCAGCAACCAGCAATAATTGTTAATGGCGACAGCGTCAAAGAATTCCCTTTTGAATTTCAGCATAAAGGTGTTTTGACAATTCGGAGCAAAACAAATACTCCAATAGAAATCATCCGGAAAATATTTTCTTCGGTGAATAAAGCGGCATACATCGAATTGTTTGAATTGAATAATACTTCTGATAAACCATGCCATATTGAACTCGGTTTTGTGCCTGTGGAAATTAAAACTGATGCGCAGAATGGGGTTTACGGAGAATATACCATTCAGGCAAGCATTACAAAGAACGGAAAGTTTATGATGGAACCATCGGGCAAACTTTCGTTTGCAGTGGTTTATACCGGACGAAAACCCGGAGAAGAAAGGTACCAGTATTCGTCGGGATACGAGCTTTTGAAACGTGAAAAGTTTGTGCGGGAAGTATTTGGTAATTTAGTTCTGGAAACGCCTAATGATACGATCAACGAGGAATTTGCCTTCGCAAAAATCAGAGCCACCGAAAGCATTTACGATACCAAAGGCGGGTTGATGCATGGACCCGGTGGTGGTGCTTATTACGCGGCCATTTGGGCAAACGACCAGGCAGAATATGTGAACCCTTTTTTCCCATATTTAGGGAATCTGGAGGGAAACGAGTCGGCGATCAACAGTTACCGGCATTTTGCACGATTTATGAATCCAGAGTACAAACCCATTCCAAGTTCTATCGTTGCTGAAGGAGTTGACTTTTGGAATGGGGCTGGTGATCGTGGCGATCAGGCCATGATTGCTTATGGCGCTTCCCGTTTTTCGCTTACCTACGGAAATGAGGAAGTAGCCCGCGAATTATGGCCGTTGGTTCGGTGGTGTCTTGAATATCTCGAGCGGAAGAAAGATGCAAATGGAATTATTGGTTCTGATTCCGACGAACTGGAAGGTCGTTTCCCTGCCGGAAAATTCAACTTGTCGACCAATTCGCTGGCTTATGGAGCTTTGCTGAGTTCGGCAAATCTGGCAATAGAACTTGGGAAACCCGATACAGCTAAAATTTATCTTGAACGGGCTTTCAAGCTGAAACAAGCGATTGAAAACTATTTCGGGGCAAACGTTCAGGGATTTGATACTTACCGGTATTTTGATGGGAACGATAAATTGAGGGCGTGGATTTGCATTCCACTTACCATGGGAATCTTTGACCGAAAGGATGAAACAATCAAAGCATTGTTTTCTCCGTTGCTGTGGACCGAAAATGGGATACTGACCGAGTCGGGAAGCAAGACATTCTGGGATCGTTCTACTTTGTATGCTTTCCGTGGAATGTTTGTTGGCGGTGCAACCGATAAAGCAATGCCTTATTTCAATTACTATTCATCGCACCGGCTGTTGGGCGACCATGTTCCATATCCGGTCGAGGCCTGGCCCGAAGGGAATCAGCGCCATCTTTCAGCCGAAAGTGGTTTGTATTGCCGTACCATTACTGAGGGATTGTTCGGTTTTACTCCAACTGGCTTTAATAAGTTTAAAATCACGCCATGGTTACCCAAGGGTTGGGACTATATGAACCTGAGAAATATTCATGCTTTTGGGAAATGCTTCGATCTGGAAGTAAAGCGAAAAGGAAATTCAGAACTCATCATGGTGAAAGTTGACGGGAATGAAATCCTTCAGAAAATATGGGATAAGAAAGGAGAATTAGAGATTATTCTATGA
- a CDS encoding RagB/SusD family nutrient uptake outer membrane protein codes for MKRYFLLIFLIATLFTSCELEQEPVSTASKSSVFGSQQGLDLYANSFYSILPGRSTNLDAMSDYMAVKSVFTFVQQGAFTSTLSTGWTWTDLRNINYFIANCKDPKVALDVRKNYVAIAKFFRAYFYFEKVKRFGNVPWIGKPLDISDEILFGGRDPRTLVMDSVLSDIDYACANIKSTVDPTRSLVTKYVAYALKSRICLFEGTFRKYHTELNLQNTASNWLNNAATAAQAVMDAGIYSIYTAGGAGKSYRTVFTNGTPVNEVMLAAICDLPLSVLNDANWYWTSGTYGDKASFTRTFINTYLNLDGTPFTNNPDYQTMVFKDEVKNRDLRLKQTIRLGDYKRTSGGVQVPAPPLFSYTFTGYMPIKWTLDDMYYDTRDLNINSISEFRYAEVLLNYAEAKAEEGTLTDADWAKTVGVLRTRGGITGGISSKPTLVDPYLVTNYFPGITDPVILEVRRERGIELCLEGLRFADILRWKRGELMNQEWNGFYVPELKTPMDLNEDGILDVAFFQGTKPSPAVSGVTYVDVSPTASGKVNSQLLKNGTSGELTWMNNITRKWEDKMYYYPIPKTDLITNPNLGQNPGW; via the coding sequence ATGAAAAGATATTTTTTACTAATTTTCCTTATAGCTACCCTTTTTACTAGTTGCGAATTGGAACAGGAACCGGTATCTACAGCTTCAAAATCGTCTGTTTTTGGCAGCCAGCAGGGATTAGATTTATATGCCAATTCATTCTATTCTATATTGCCTGGTCGATCAACAAATCTGGACGCCATGTCTGATTATATGGCGGTTAAATCAGTTTTTACATTTGTTCAGCAAGGTGCTTTCACATCAACGTTAAGCACTGGGTGGACATGGACTGACTTAAGGAATATTAATTACTTCATTGCAAATTGTAAAGATCCCAAGGTTGCTCTTGATGTTCGGAAAAATTACGTTGCAATTGCCAAGTTTTTCAGAGCTTACTTCTATTTTGAAAAGGTAAAACGATTTGGTAATGTTCCTTGGATTGGAAAACCACTTGATATATCAGACGAAATTTTGTTTGGAGGACGTGATCCGCGCACTTTAGTTATGGATTCTGTTCTATCCGACATCGACTATGCCTGCGCCAATATTAAATCAACAGTTGACCCAACACGCAGTCTAGTTACCAAATATGTGGCTTATGCCCTAAAGTCAAGGATTTGTCTTTTTGAAGGAACATTCAGAAAATATCATACGGAGTTGAACCTTCAAAATACAGCTTCTAATTGGTTGAATAATGCCGCAACTGCGGCTCAGGCAGTAATGGATGCCGGAATTTATTCGATTTATACAGCCGGAGGTGCGGGTAAATCATATCGGACTGTATTTACAAATGGTACTCCAGTCAACGAAGTAATGCTTGCCGCGATTTGTGACCTTCCATTATCCGTTCTTAATGATGCAAACTGGTATTGGACCAGTGGAACCTATGGTGACAAGGCCAGTTTTACAAGAACATTCATCAACACTTACTTGAATCTTGATGGAACTCCATTTACCAACAATCCTGATTATCAAACCATGGTATTCAAGGACGAAGTTAAAAACAGGGATTTAAGGCTCAAACAAACCATCCGTCTTGGTGATTACAAAAGAACAAGCGGTGGGGTACAGGTTCCGGCCCCTCCTTTGTTTTCCTATACATTCACGGGTTATATGCCAATTAAATGGACCCTCGATGATATGTATTATGATACAAGAGATCTAAACATCAATTCCATTTCTGAATTCCGTTATGCTGAAGTGTTATTGAATTATGCTGAAGCAAAAGCTGAAGAGGGAACTCTGACTGACGCAGATTGGGCAAAAACTGTTGGTGTTCTTCGTACCAGGGGCGGTATTACTGGTGGAATATCTTCCAAGCCTACTCTTGTTGATCCCTATCTTGTTACAAATTATTTCCCGGGCATTACAGATCCTGTAATATTGGAAGTAAGAAGAGAAAGAGGTATTGAATTATGCCTTGAAGGACTTCGATTTGCCGATATTCTCAGATGGAAAAGAGGTGAACTTATGAATCAGGAATGGAATGGATTCTATGTTCCTGAACTAAAAACACCAATGGATTTGAATGAAGATGGTATTTTAGATGTTGCATTCTTCCAGGGGACAAAGCCATCGCCAGCAGTCTCAGGAGTTACTTATGTTGACGTTTCGCCTACTGCCAGCGGAAAAGTTAATTCTCAACTTCTTAAAAATGGCACAAGTGGTGAATTAACATGGATGAATAACATCACCAGAAAGTGGGAAGATAAAATGTACTATTACCCTATTCCGAAAACAGACCTGATCACAAATCCAAATCTTGGACAAAATCCGGGATGGTAA